Proteins encoded within one genomic window of Columba livia isolate bColLiv1 breed racing homer chromosome 1, bColLiv1.pat.W.v2, whole genome shotgun sequence:
- the GGACT gene encoding gamma-glutamylaminecyclotransferase isoform X3, whose amino-acid sequence MARVFVYGTLKKGQPNYKHMINTAKGLAKFQGRGRTAEKYPLVIAGKYNIPYMLNIPGTGHHIAGEIYTVDDQMLQFLDEFEGCPDMYQRTLKRIEVVEWEGKGGAGEGVMECFVYSTTTYPPEWVSLPYHDSYDSSGKHGLSYVLRESRD is encoded by the coding sequence ATGGCTCGTGTCTTCGTCTACGGCACACTGAAGAAGGGCCAACCCAACTACAAGCACATGATCAACACGGCCAAGGGGCTAGCAAAATTCCAAGGAAGGGGCCGCACGGCAGAGAAGTACCCACTGGTGATAGCAGGAAAATACAACATTCCTTACATGCTGAACATCCCGGGGACAGGACACCACATTGCTGGGGAGATTTACACGGTTGATGATCAGATGCTGCAGTTCCTGGATGAGTTTGAAGGCTGCCCAGACATGTACCAGCGTACCCTGAAGAGAATCGAGGTGGTGgagtgggaagggaagggcGGCGCGGGTGAGGGTGTCATGGAGTGCTTCGTGTACAGCACAACGACGTACCCACCCGAGTGGGTCAGCCTTCCCTACCATGACAGTTACGACTCCTCCGGGAAACATGGCCTCTCCTACGTCCTACGTGAAAGCCGGGATTAG
- the GGACT gene encoding gamma-glutamylaminecyclotransferase isoform X2, whose translation MAQVAFAGTMARVFVYGTLKKGQPNYKHMINTAKGLAKFQGRGRTAEKYPLVIAGKYNIPYMLNIPGTGHHIAGEIYTVDDQMLQFLDEFEGCPDMYQRTLKRIEVVEWEGKGGAGEGVMECFVYSTTTYPPEWVSLPYHDSYDSSGKHGLSYVLRESRD comes from the exons ATGGCCCAAG TTGCTTTTGCAGGTACGATGGCTCGTGTCTTCGTCTACGGCACACTGAAGAAGGGCCAACCCAACTACAAGCACATGATCAACACGGCCAAGGGGCTAGCAAAATTCCAAGGAAGGGGCCGCACGGCAGAGAAGTACCCACTGGTGATAGCAGGAAAATACAACATTCCTTACATGCTGAACATCCCGGGGACAGGACACCACATTGCTGGGGAGATTTACACGGTTGATGATCAGATGCTGCAGTTCCTGGATGAGTTTGAAGGCTGCCCAGACATGTACCAGCGTACCCTGAAGAGAATCGAGGTGGTGgagtgggaagggaagggcGGCGCGGGTGAGGGTGTCATGGAGTGCTTCGTGTACAGCACAACGACGTACCCACCCGAGTGGGTCAGCCTTCCCTACCATGACAGTTACGACTCCTCCGGGAAACATGGCCTCTCCTACGTCCTACGTGAAAGCCGGGATTAG
- the GGACT gene encoding gamma-glutamylaminecyclotransferase isoform X1, translating to MCTLKQCFKIHHCTTPSTALSQAACEVLEALFVAFAGTMARVFVYGTLKKGQPNYKHMINTAKGLAKFQGRGRTAEKYPLVIAGKYNIPYMLNIPGTGHHIAGEIYTVDDQMLQFLDEFEGCPDMYQRTLKRIEVVEWEGKGGAGEGVMECFVYSTTTYPPEWVSLPYHDSYDSSGKHGLSYVLRESRD from the exons ATGTGTACTTTGAAGCAGTGCTTTAAAATACATCACTGCACAACACCAAGTACTGCTTTGTCTCAGGCTGCCTGTGAGGTGTTGGAGGCACTGTTTG TTGCTTTTGCAGGTACGATGGCTCGTGTCTTCGTCTACGGCACACTGAAGAAGGGCCAACCCAACTACAAGCACATGATCAACACGGCCAAGGGGCTAGCAAAATTCCAAGGAAGGGGCCGCACGGCAGAGAAGTACCCACTGGTGATAGCAGGAAAATACAACATTCCTTACATGCTGAACATCCCGGGGACAGGACACCACATTGCTGGGGAGATTTACACGGTTGATGATCAGATGCTGCAGTTCCTGGATGAGTTTGAAGGCTGCCCAGACATGTACCAGCGTACCCTGAAGAGAATCGAGGTGGTGgagtgggaagggaagggcGGCGCGGGTGAGGGTGTCATGGAGTGCTTCGTGTACAGCACAACGACGTACCCACCCGAGTGGGTCAGCCTTCCCTACCATGACAGTTACGACTCCTCCGGGAAACATGGCCTCTCCTACGTCCTACGTGAAAGCCGGGATTAG